The genomic interval AAATGCAGATGGATTGCCCTTTGGTTTCTCAAAGTTTGCCACCCACTTCTAAGatcataaaaacaacaaaccaAAGCATGATACTGGTTAAAAGAATCTACATTACCATGTTGCCTCCCCAATTACATGCACTTGACCTTTCAGCAAGAAACATCAATCTTATATGTGAATACTGATGAATTGGCATCCCAGCATTGAGATTATAGTTGTTATTTTTGAATGCTGAAACTTAGAGTGTAGAAAGTACCTTGTCTTTCATGCATTCATCCAACCTCTTCAATGCTTCTGACTCACCCCCTTTGAAGGGAGAGAATTCATCCTGAACAAAACTTCTACCATTAGGTGCACAGAAGGGGTAtgatctaaaatataaaacacgCTCACGTACCTGTTCAGCTTCTCCATATCCAAGATCTGTGATGGTAGGAACTTCAAAAATATCACAACTTCCAAGATGGCCAACTGGAGGAAGTGAAGAGTACACGGTTGTGAGAGGAGAGGGTGGCTCCCCAGCAAGCTTGACAAACGATTGATAACTAAGGGGTGGCTTCCCTCCGTTCTTTTTTGGCATTAGCAAGAACACAAAACAAATTGATCACAAGTTAACATAATCAgaacaataataacaatgaataaCCTAGGAATCCAACCATAAAGGAAAAAACTATTCATTCGTAGGATAAGATCAATTTGTTGAAGGTTCAAACTCACCTTGTGTATAATATCCGTGGGGTTGAAGAGTGTGTGACTCACAGGAGAGAAAACCTCAATTCCAGCAGCGAGTGCAAAGTTCTGTAAACACATACCCAGTAAAGCCAATAGCCACACCCCAAATACACACCCTTAAAAACAAGGAGTAAGATtctcaaacaacaaaaacatctCAAGTAAACAACATTTGTACCTTAACTTTAACATCCAGAGCCTGATAATACGGTTCAGTGTCGTACTCAAAGCACAGCTTGCTGACATTCCACTGAAGCAACAatcataaacaaaattacaaaacaactAGCTTGAATTTTGCAaacaatagaaagaaagaaatcgATGGTAGAGATAACGGATGTATTGTATTGTACACATGCCTCCTTCAAGCAATGAATGACGACTTCAGCTGGGTCACCCTTGAGAATCAAAAGTCGCGAGCCAAGGTTCTTGAGGTTGAGGTCCAGGTCCACGAGGCTCTCCAACAAGAACTTGATGCGGTTCAGACCCGCGCGCGATGACCCAGGTGAGAAAGCATTCGGGTCGGGTTTCATATAATGCGGGTCAATCACGAAGACAGGGTAGAGATGAGAGGCAGTTCGGGACGCGAACTCGAGAGCCGGGTTGTCGTGGATCCGAATGCCCTTCCTGAACCACACCAGAGAACCCGACCCGGATCCCATCAGCACAATTGCAAAGGTGAAGGTTTGAACCGAATCCTCTTCTTCGCGCCTTTCCTTAAACACCAATTTACGTTTTCATAATGAAATACGAAGTTGTTGTTTCTAACGTGCGCCGCGAATTCACCTATCGAACCTTACGTGATTCGGGGTTTGGTTTACGCACACCGCGTAGGTTAGAACGTGTTTCGATAGAGAAAATGTAACGGTACCTGATATGCCACGTTGCGGTTTTTACGCCACGTACTGTTGTTATTGCTCCTGTGAATTCAATTAATTCGATTTTggcttatttttttattaaactgcTTTAATTTATCGTTAATATAAAAAGGTTATCCAAAAATATGTACAAGAATATTTATATcttaatcaatatatataagaacaaccaaattttaaaaacgTAACTATTAATTTTGAGAATATACTTCAggaaaatttcaataaaagttgaaaaatatatttattatcgtTTTGGAGAAAAGTAATTTTGTCCTTCTAAGAATATTTTACTAACAAGTGTTTCTATTTACCAAATAAAAGAAGTGCTATTATTCTCAAGACATTAATAATATTCACTTTTTCatgtaatttatcttataaaatactaaaaaactATTCCTAAAAAGATGGCTTATTCTCATGACATTAATAATATTCACCTTTTCatgtaatttatcttattaaatactaaaaaacTATTCCTGAAAAGATTGCTGTagaaaaaaacatgttaaaaccATGAATGACACAAAACATTAACAGAAttactttttttctatattttattttttacaaaataataaattatttctatatttatactAGCACAAGTTATAACTTATGTATTATAATAAGAAgagagttaatttaatttttaatccatTATTagttctaaaatatcattttttaagttttcacaATActgttaatttaatattttatcttttattaaccTAAAATAGTGTTCCATATTGAATCGTTATAATCTTTACACAAACTCTTACTTTAAAAGTTGATTTGAACGTAAAAACTGTGCTTAGATAAGTGATTGAACATTTCTATGCAATGgttaattatgtattaaatcatgcacaaaatgtcattttcttcaTTGACTTCACCAAATTATTATATGATCATACTGATTAAAGTTGTATTCTGCGATAATAcaacttaagaaaaattattggtgaaatagaaaataaaattgttcatCATGATATAATATTAGCTCATTATCTAAAACAGagaagattatatatatatatatatatatatatatatatatatatatatatatatatatatatatatatatatattccatttgtaataatataaatgatttaaaaagtcaatttttaattaaatttaattgtataaaattaatcacataaaaatttaatcgtttttttttaacattattaatatttttatccttatatttatgattaaaagtTATTCCAGTATATCTGCACAAAAAGAAATACACTATAAcatttggttaatttttttatctattattaataattaaacattatgaaTATTAGCTATCGATTATAAATTCTAGACTTATTTGATAGTAATGATTATTATTGGGTTTATCCTTCCTACTCTAATTGAAAACatacatgaaaataaaagtttactCAACCAGACCAGCCACAATAGTTTTGTTGAGTTTTCAGTACATATTTAGATATCATTATACACAATTTTCAGTGTATATCCACGCGgtctagaaaaaataatatataaaatttaatta from Vigna radiata var. radiata cultivar VC1973A chromosome 9, Vradiata_ver6, whole genome shotgun sequence carries:
- the LOC106773656 gene encoding (6-4)DNA photolyase isoform X4; this encodes MGSGSGSLVWFRKGIRIHDNPALEFASRTASHLYPVFVIDPHYMKPDPNAFSPGSSRAGLNRIKFLLESLVDLDLNLKNLGSRLLILKGDPAEVVIHCLKEWNVSKLCFEYDTEPYYQALDVKVKNFALAAGIEVFSPVSHTLFNPTDIIHKNGGKPPLSYQSFVKLAGEPPSPLTTVYSSLPPVGHLGSCDIFEVPTITDLGYGEAEQDEFSPFKGGESEALKRLDECMKDKKWVANFEKPKGNPSAFLKPATTVLSPYLKFGCLSSRYFYQRIQDIYRSMPKHSSPPVSLSGQLLWREFFYTAAFGTPNFDRMKGNRICKQIPWKDDDKLLEAWREARTGFPWIDAIMIQLRRWGWMHHLARHSVACFLTRGDLFVHWEKGRDVFERLLIDSDWAINNGNWMWLSCSSFFYQASVSWVKS